The Cuculus canorus isolate bCucCan1 chromosome 6, bCucCan1.pri, whole genome shotgun sequence genomic interval TTTGCTGTGGGATCGTGTTGGTCTCATTTGAGATATAGGTAACTATTATCCTAGATTGCTTACTGGAGCTGAAGtagccttttgtttttctaaggTTGGTTTAATACCACCATAACAACCAAAGGGCGTGACCTGTCTACGaacagtgttttaattttattgcatCAAAGTGTCCTCAAGCTTTCCCAGCAGTTAGTCAAACCCTTACTGTTGATAAAAGCTCTCAAATCATTGTGGGACCCTTCTTGGTCCTCCACTTAGCAGTCTAGTAATCTCTTCAGTGTTGTATCTGTCCATAGAATTGCACTTCCTTGTGGCACTTACCTTTGCAAGAGAGATGAAAAACTAAAACTTGCTTAGTGATGTTCTTCCTGAGTTTTTTTCATGCTATGGTACTCCTTAATGTGATTTCAATTTTTCAATTTCAGTTACagtattaattttccttttttatacagaattctttttatatttagaaCTGAAACTTGTCTTCGTGTTTGACATGAGGTTTTAGAGAAAGTCTTTAAgtcccatcccttccccctgccctgACAAATACAAACAGAAGTAGACCCTAGTGATCTCAAAGGCAGCATTTGTAAAAGATAACCTCTGCATAGGGATAGATATTCCTTTATTTGAATGACGCTTGCTGTCAGAACCTGTTTGAGGGTTGTGTAGATGGAATTCTGCTTTGGGATCAGACTGTGCTTATTTATAGCCTTCACCACAGCAGCGGCATTGCTGAGAAGTCTCTGTTGCTAATGTCCACCAGTTTTTACATTTGTCAGGCAGTGTGCAATCAGAAACAGTCCTTTTGCATTGAGAAACCAGACTGCACCTTGTAATGAAATCATTCTGTTGTTTTTGGTGCTTGGATCCCATTTCAGCTAAATGTGAATATGTGGAGGTTACCAATGAATCTCCTACAAAGTGAAGTTTCCTTTCAATGTTTGAAgattaaaatacatacatttgcTGGTAACTGGAGGGGGGGGGTGTCCAGTAGTTCGTATGCATGTCACCTTCTGCACCACTACCCATCTGTCTCTGGAGACATCCCGTAACCATCTGCTTTCATGATTTTGTGTCTGAAAGGGAACTGAGATGGCAGTAGGCACACTGCCCCATGTTATTTCCTTTTAGtgttttgcttctctgaagATCAGAAACgatctcttgcttttttttctttttttaatgacctacctgtgcaaaaaataaaatttaccaGTAAGTAAACTTTAAACTATTAATTCCAGGTTCTTCTGTAATGCCAGAAGCTAGTACAAGGAACTTAACTACTTCAAGTGAATGTCCTTATATTTACCATAACGGAGTGGCTTATTTTTATACACCTGAAGTGGCTACTGTTCCACAGCCATGGCCAGTAATTCCAGGTTCTTCTGTAATACCAGAAGCTAGTGCAATGTACATAACTACTTCAAGTGGATGTCCTTATATTTACGATAATGGAGTGGGTTATTCTCATACGCCTGAAGCAGTTTCTGTTCCACAGCCATGGCCAgtaagtaatttatttttatatttatgcttttataCAGAGCAGGATGAGTGCAGTGTTTAAGTCCATCCTGCTTCCAGTTTCTTCAGCTATGCCTTGTGTTTGATATTTAAATGACTTCCTTATAtcagtctgtttattttgtgggttttaaatattacttgaatttattgttattttgcaGAGGACTTTTGCTTTGATGTGACCTATAGGACAGAGTTAAAAATTGGTGTGGGCCCTGTCCcaggaaaagttttgttttactAAGGAGTTGTAGGTGCTTATGACCCTTGATTGCCTCTGTTCAATCCTTCATGAGTAAGGGATTCTTTGCTGCAaatttttatgctgagggtaAAAGGAGAACATAATACTACATCATCAAAGCATATATGAAATGGGTTATTTTTAGTCATTCACATACCCGTCAAGAATATTGCTTGATTTAGGAGGAAGATAATTCAGTAAATTAATTGTTCGGCTTTAGTAGGCGTGGAGCTTGGACAGAATTTTTTGGGGCGTACAGGAAAGAGTTGTTGATTCCTTTAAGGTTTTTTACAAGAGGGAAGGATCACAAGACTGATAGGGTCTGCATAAGGTGAAGGACCTACATAGAGATGCATCCTTACTGATTACTGTAAAAGCAGCATTCACAGGGGCTGTACATCTCTATATGTGAGTGAAAAATCCCTTTACATATTGGAGGAAAAAGTCAATGGAAGAATTACTAATAAACTTTCCCCAAACAGAGATGAGGGCAGTAttagtttattttgttgtttattttggcaCTGTAGAATCTTGTTCTCTGTATATAATCTCTGTTTTAATAACTTATCTTAACTGCCAAGgtgttttccttcctaaaaGGCACAGCATAGTGCCTTTCAGCTTTAGAGGATGAGCATAAACACTTGTTcacatatttaaagaaaagtttttgaAGTTCATGTTCTATAGTTGCAGAGACCTTGCTCAAATTCTACCTGTTGGGAAAAAACAATgagtatttttttgctttctagcaCTGAACTTTGGTTCTGTTGCCCTGGCTCAGATCCACTGTGTTTCAAATAAATAGCACTCAGTCTTTTCTACAAACAGTgctgccttttttgttttcagttatttacaTACTTatagttttaaggaaaaaaaatgaaaatttgatgTTACAGAAAGCATTCCTCAAACTAAAAAGTCATACTTTTTGGTGTGTACTCTGCATGTATAGCAGTATGGATAGggtctcttttcctttttgcattctgcattttcatgtaGTATAGAGAGAATTGAAGTAGTCTTGCAGTtgtttgtaaatatttgcaGGAATGAGGGAATTTCATGACATGAAGGTTGCACAAACTAGCTTTAATTAATCAGTACTAGAGGTTCACAGTGCTGCATTGTCCTCTACCATGGCTCTATATTTCTGACCCTCTTTCTTTCACTGATGTTTCTGACACTCAGCTGGGCCCTCACAAAATCCAGGCAGGTGTCTAGCTGATTTAGCTCACCAAACGGGCTCACAGCCTAATCAGATGAATGCTGGGGCTGGTGTGAGGAGGGAAATTGGAAAAGGGGAGATTGGTTTGGGGCTGTGGAGAGGATAGGAATAAATCAGTGACAGCTTAAACTGCCCTAAGTGTTTATGAAAATGTCAGAGTAGTGGATGGCCTTAGCATATCTAGATGGCGACAGCCTAGTGCTTTCTGGAAATAACTAAATATACCAGGGATTTTTTTATCATCTCTGATGTATGCCCTTAGAAGCAGTAGTTTTGAAGAATCTCTAGTGCAAGTTAAATTTGGTAAATCAATTTTCAAAAGGGAGGGGAGGTAGTTCAGCATTATAGCAGTTCAGAACTGTTCTTAATGGCAGTGGCAATTTAGAAATTGCTTATAGTAAGACttgtaacttttttctttttgagtccCGTGCTGTCTCCGGTTCACCTGTGACGGTAGCTCAACTGGTTTATCAGTCTCCTACGTACCATTATCAGGTATTTAAAAAGGATTTCAGATCATTAGTATTCCTCCCAGCCATGCAGTTTTATTTGCAGCACTCTCTTAGGTctgtttattcttaaaaaataaaaagtctgttAAAAATAGTCatataaaacagattttaatttcactgaagGCTTTTTCACTAGAATACAGTTTATTCTGCCTGTATGCCTCCATGGGAGTGTAATAAATTAGAAGTTCCTTTGGTGTTAAGCTTGACAGCTGGCTCAGTAACCATCCTTAACTTATACTGTCTAAGCGAACCTCTGCTCGAAGCAGGGCTGGTTAGATAGCTTTCTCAGGAGCTTGTCCAGTTGAATTGTGTCTCCAGCGGTGGAGATTCTACAATCTTTCTGGACAGCCTCTTCTAAATATTGAACCCTTCTCATGGTGaaagacctttttttccttataagtAATTACAATTGTCAATGGTTGAGCCTGTGTCCACTGACTCCTgtgccttgaacacctctgagAACTGTGCTTAGTCATATATATGCCCCACCTCTCACCTCTCCCCACTTACTGGTGATTGTAGCCAGCAATAATTATCTGCTCCCAGCTTTGTCCTTCTTGAGGCTTAACGAACGAAATTTTCTGAGCATCCTGATATGTCTAGTCTCCTGTTCCCTAACTATTTTGGTGGCTCACTATTGGATCTATACAGTATGTCCCATGTTTTTAATGCGTATTCGAAAGTTAACTGCATTTTATATCTTCTGTTTACCTAGGTAGGCATGCTTCTTAAAATTCTAAAATACTGAACCATCTATGAAATGCCCAAGTCAGAGGCTGAATGGAAGTAGACGAAACTGTTCCTGAATTATTAGAGGGCTTATGAAAattctatttcttatttttaatggagAATTTATTATAAATTTGAGTTCATTTTAATCTAGTAGGTGTATGCATATGTTCTTAATCACATAGTTGATATCGTCTGTATTTTAATCTAGGCACCAACACAGTGTCTTCCAACTCAGTTGCAGTGGTCTGTTCCACAGGTAAATACAGTTCATAGTTGCAGCATTTTATCATTAGTTTGCATCTAGTTTTAAAGGTATGGTGCATTTACTTAACAGTGAAGTTTTCCACTCTTCACAGCACTgacattaatatttattactaTATTTTAGCAACGCATTTGCAACACTTGCTGACACAACAAAGGcataaaatagcatttattGAAACATCAAATACAAATCTGATGTAAAGGAAGTGtcttcctctcccccctccctctgtCAAAAAAGTTCATATTAGATTATCTACTCAATTTTCAGAAGTAAGTAAAAACTGACATATTTTGTGTGACAGAAGAAAGTAGTATTAACCAGCTCATTAACTGATAGTAAGTGTGATATTTAATTGGAGTGTCGCTAGCAGAGGCATGTAGGCACGTAACGTGAGATTAGACCCAGACCCTTGAAATAGGAGCAAGAAATTGAGATTGTGCTTAGTAATTTTGGCTCCAGCAGTTTTGTAATTTCTGTAGCAGAGATCAGTGTAGAAATCTTGCCACTCAAGGCACTTAAGAGTTTGAAGCTAAAAGAGGACCAAGGCCCTTAAAGCTCAACAGCTACAGTGCGTCCTTATTACTTTAGTAGCAGCCAGCCTTGTCCAGTTGAGGTCGGTTCCACTCTATTTATAGATGTCAGTCTGCTGCTTTGAAATCGGGGTGctgaattacaaaaatattttggctttagttcaaaacaaaaatacttttttttatggaacacttttgcaagagaaaattAACTGTAGTATGTTTTTATGATCTTGAGAGTTAAATATCAATTTTGTTACAAGTTTAGGATTTCTGTAACAATGGTCtccaaaatgtaaataaaaatctgaaaaatagaTAAAACTGATTAAGGGACGTCTTTTTTTTACCCTTCCACTTATCTTTCTACCTTCTTTTCCCTCACGTAGTTTCTTGAGGTTGTCAGAGATTAATTTGATTCTTAAACCTTTGCCTTTATTTATATGTAACAAGGACTATAAAATAAGCTTTGGTATTTGTAGTGCATAATTAATacagttttggaaaataaagtgttttatttcagtctccTCCTGCGTCTTCACCGTCATTCTTGTATCTGCAACCATCTGAAGTCGTTTATCAGCCAGTAGGGATTACTCAGGAAGGTGTGTGCATATCTCCTCGTCTCCTAGTGGAAGCTGCATTTCCTGCGgtatttttttagtaaaattttAGTtataattgaaatatttatctGCAATTGAAAAGCAATCTTTTAGTTTAAGCACAGACAGTTCAGAGCACTTAATTCGGTTCCCTTTGTTTACCCCTGCACCCATGCTGCTACTGTTAAATCGTGTCAGTTGTTCTAGCGtacctcttccagtgttttggGAGGATGCTTtgattctgaaatattttaggtGGTCACAAGTGTATGACAGTGTAGACTGGTcgacttgttttgttttaaaataacatttaaataaaacgGAGTCAGACTCTTCAAAATCCTGGATTAGTGTAGCCATAACAGATTCctgaagtaattatttttctgtgtgaataGAAGCTCATTTCTGAATATTCTGAAGATCAGAAAGAACTGAGAGAGTAATTGGatgactaaaaatattttagtgtttgATTTTTGCTTCTATATCAATAGCATTTCTAATGTTTCCTAAGAGATTCTTAATGTACAGTAAGGCCACTTCTttatttactgttatttttagaaTCCATTTATAATTGGTTACAGAAAAGCTTACTGTGAAATTGGATATGTATTATATTtaattgatattttttcctctttggaaaTTATTCCTCATTAACAGGGATGCCAAAATAAATGGTAAATTAGGATAGTAATCAAGTATTTTTATAGAAGTTGAAGATATTTCATTGCTACAAGAGACGTTCCAAAACTGGCATTTCAAATCTTAAGTGGGAAATCCTGACAGTTAATGTAATGTAATTTCCCTACAAGGGTCTTAAAAAATACCAGACTTTgggtgttggggttttgttttgcattttttgaagTCCATAAGTCTCAGTATTTATTGTATAATCATAGATCTTATTATCAGTTTTTTTACCTTTGCATTTCATAAATCAGATATgatgcttgatttttttttcaattacatttaATTCTGCACTCATTTTAAGATTCCGTGCTTGTAAAGGAAGGTATTTCTTGCCACTAACTTCATCTCTGTATGTAATGGaaatctgattttcctttttgaagtcAGTCTGTCTAGCTGATGCAATATGAAAATGAACTGTATCTTTTCACTGAAGCATTAATAACGTAGTAAATGGGACACACTTTGAAACAGAGGAAACAACgcagcatttttccttctctttaggAATGGAGGTCACAGTCcatggaaagaaatttttcactacAGTAGTCTGTCTGAAACTTTGATATACATGGAGTCcccattttcttcacagaaaatattacaaaatgGAATCTAAAACTGTTACACCACCTTCTACAGATTctgtaaaacagatttttagcCATCTACTTTGCTGACAGTACCTATCCTATGGAGAATGTGTTCTTCCTAACTTCTAACATTTGCCTGACCATGCCTAAGTTAAAATACCACttctttttgtaaataaaaaaaaaaaaaaaagaaattttgtacTTTGGACAGGTAAAAACATGTGAAacttaattacttttcttgGTGACAATACTGTTACAGGACGAAATGGTGATTTCTCCTAAACAGCCTACTATATAAACTTTGGTTACTAACACAGACTGAAAACAGCATACTTTAAACATTAAAGTTTTTTATTTATcccttttattaatttctggATTACAAACTTCTCTCTAACTAATAGATCTTCTTAAGTCATGTGTGTGCTGTGGGTTAAGATCTGGTTATTTATGTGCCTTTTGTTTGAATTCCAATAGAGTTGGTCTacttctaatttaattttttttgcaatcaATATTATCTGCTTTTTATCGAATGTTTTACTTACATCTCATTTTAGTGCTTGgaagtaatatttaaaaataaaacttagacCATTAGTTTAATTACTTTCCTCATGCAAGGCTGGCATTTCCTTGCATATGGTAAGCAATAGATTTGATTTTATGCTGTTTTTAGCTATAGAAAAATGCCAGAATTGGCTTCTTACTGTTACAGGACCATTGAAGAGTTCTTGCTgctttcaccttttcttttgtctgcacAAAACTTAGGAACTCCTCAGTAGTATCTTTGTTCTTGTGCACTGCTTGTCACATTCATCTATTAGCAAACTCTATTAGGTTCCTAGCTTCCATCCCCAAAAATTTAGAGACCTTACTGGTATCTTTGCTTTTTGCTGAGCATCCTGTCACAGTATTTCTGGCAACTGTTGTCTATTTCATGTTATATTTATATAGAAAACTGTTAGTTCTAACATTCTCTGTTACATAACACTGGATAAAAACCTATGGACAAGCAGAAAAGTTACTGAAGTTATCGCTCTCCTGTGTTTTTTAAGTAAGATTCTCTAGTTCGTTAACATTCTTATTTCCTGGTACTTGTAATCCTAAGCATCACAAATGCATTTATAATCCCTGAGAAAAtgttcacatttttcattttaaattgtcAATTGTTTGTattctgaaaatcttttttcagAATAGCTAATGCTAAGTCAATGAGTAAACTGCATTCCAATAGCAACTGAGCAAAAACTAGTGGAACATATGGctccctggaaatgtttttctctgtgtgacATAGTTCTGAAATGTGAGAAATTATATGCTtgtaaaatagttttttaatataaaaattggAGTGAAATAGGTTGGTGTCTTTGTAATGTTGAAGTACTATGGTACTTTCAAATCACCTGCTATAAAACTGTTTTGTATTTCAATTGAAAAATACACGGCTTAAATGAGTATTTTAAGGATCTGAAATAGAATACCAATGTTTTGATACATGTGTGCAGTCCTGTGCACAAAACCTTACAAGCTGTTatgcagaaaatgcaaacagaaatacagaaaacagaacaggaatATGTGGCTCATTTTAACAGCATTTAATGTAGCTAACATCTAGCGGAAGTATAGGTCTTCTCAGACTTTGAGTCACAAGTAATTTAAAGTAGTATTGAAACTGTAATTTTGGGGGTCTTGCATGGTCATTTTCTACCTCTGTCACTACAGCTGCAGTCCCTGTAAGTGTCTGCACTAAAGGTAACAGAATACTATTCATAGTactttcagttgtttttaatCAGATTAAATAAAGCATCTAGTTTCATTGTAGAATGTGTGTATGATTTTAGTTGATCACATGGCTGTGTTGTTTGATACTGTTATTCTAGATACAGATCTAGTTACTGTAGCCTCGATAAATGGGATAGTGTAGATGTGCATAGATAAAAGCTTAATCAATCTGTAGGTGTCATTTTAGAGAACTGTTAGCAATTTTATAAATGGAAAGCTCTTTCTGTTGAAACTACTTATAATAGAGTGATAATAAAACAAGTTTCTGTAGTTTGTAACTTGTAGTAAACTTCTGGGTTGGTAACAGTTTTAACTCCAGTTGATCCCTATCTGCTGTTTAGATtgtaacttttatttaattgtattgAGTTGTTTAAATATGGgtttagaaaaatacaaaaattgaATTGATGAACTTTTACCATTAAACTGtgctttcattaaaacaaactaCTTGTCTTCTCTGCTAATTACTTTTAGAATGTGAAGTTAAATATTATTGCAGAAAAGCTGGCTCTCTGCTCGAGGTAACATTTTTAATGAGACTGTTCCTGTACTTTCACAAAATTATTCCtttgaagggaaaacaaatgtaGGTAAAGAGGAGAAACTTAAGTTGCTGAACAAAGGGGCCTTCATATGGGATGCTGcttaaaatctaaataaattatGGGCAAAACAGTTTTAATCAAATACTTCTACCGTGTTAGTGTcttgttttaattaaagtaaTGGTTCTTGGAGATGAGGATATGAAAAGAATTTGACAACTGATTTGCAGAATTATCCTGATGgaagttttcttgctttttctgtaatCCTGCCTCAAGCAATGGAAGTCAGCCTAAAAAGTCAGAGAGGAACTGAAGTCCAAAATGTGTGGCAGTTtgagatttttaatatttagaggGGTTAATGCATTGGTTTTGAGTCCTGTAGCTGTTCAGATAGCCTCACCTTCTTGGAGAAATCTGACTAATTTAGCTTGTGTCTGTAATCTTGCCCCCTTGTATCTTACTAATGTCTGTTCTCAGTTTAAAAACTGACTGATTCATAGCTAgtaataatacattttattttttaggtgGTGCTCTCCTATGCCATTGTAAGCTGTAAACACGAGTGGTTATGATCCCAGGTGGGAAACATGTTTGGTCCAAATGTTATTGTATTTTTGACACAGTTTCAGAATCAcattctcacagcattctgcttaggaaactggctgcctctgggctggacaggcacacactctcatgagtggaaaactggttggatgaccaggcccagagagtggtggaaaatggagttaactccagctggaggccagttacaagtg includes:
- the BOLL gene encoding protein boule-like, translating into MEYDIPEMTNEVQTDSSSPTNMSLMAFNNLTSSTTSEILIPNSVYVGGIDFKTDENELRKLFTQYGSVKDVRIVTDRTGASKGYGFITFETQEDAQKILQETKILNYKGRKLDVRPARRKPQIRQQSSSVMPEASTRNLTTSSECPYIYHNGVAYFYTPEVATVPQPWPSRAVSGSPVTVAQLVYQSPTYHYQAPTQCLPTQLQWSVPQSPPASSPSFLYLQPSEVVYQPVGITQEGMEVTVHGKKFFTTVVCLKL